In a genomic window of Micromonospora cremea:
- a CDS encoding integrase core domain-containing protein has translation MPLARILPKVLRAHRIVAPATLLRWHRRLLTAKWRQPRPPGRPPISDELAALIIRLARENRTWGVLRVQGELRRLGHRVGASTILRILRSHRRPPPRQHDDAWRTFLRAHAGTILATDFFHVDCAVTLQRLYVAFVLEAKNRRVHLLGITAHPTAAWATQLARQFTADLEDSGRRLTHLIRDRDSRFTDAFDAVCTSIGIEIMKTAPQAPRMNAFAERWEKIVRVECTDRMLIAGERHLRIVLDTYVQHYNRGRSHQGDRLGLRAPDDGNNVIAFPAPTDRIRRRTILGGLINEYEPAA, from the coding sequence TTGCCGCTCGCGCGGATCCTGCCGAAGGTACTGCGAGCTCACCGGATCGTCGCGCCTGCGACGCTCCTGCGCTGGCACCGTCGCCTGCTCACCGCGAAATGGCGCCAGCCCAGACCACCGGGCCGCCCACCGATCAGCGATGAGCTGGCCGCGCTCATCATCCGCCTGGCAAGAGAGAACCGGACGTGGGGCGTTCTCCGCGTCCAGGGCGAACTGCGCCGCCTGGGCCACCGGGTCGGCGCATCCACGATCCTCCGGATCCTACGTTCCCACCGCAGACCGCCGCCACGACAGCACGACGACGCCTGGCGCACGTTTCTTCGCGCCCACGCCGGCACCATCTTGGCCACGGACTTCTTCCACGTGGATTGTGCGGTCACCCTCCAACGCCTCTACGTCGCCTTCGTGCTCGAGGCCAAAAACCGCCGGGTACACCTCCTCGGCATCACCGCCCACCCGACCGCGGCATGGGCCACCCAGCTCGCCCGCCAGTTCACCGCCGACCTCGAAGACTCCGGTCGGCGGCTCACCCACCTGATCCGCGACCGCGACAGCCGCTTCACCGACGCCTTCGACGCGGTGTGCACCTCTATCGGCATCGAGATCATGAAGACCGCGCCGCAAGCACCCCGCATGAACGCCTTCGCCGAACGCTGGGAAAAAATCGTCCGAGTCGAATGCACCGACCGGATGCTCATCGCTGGCGAGCGACACCTTCGAATAGTCCTCGACACGTATGTGCAGCACTACAACCGAGGCCGCAGCCATCAAGGCGACAGACTCGGCCTCCGCGCTCCCGACGACGGCAACAACGTCATCGCCTTCCCCGCTCCGACCGACCGCATCCGGCGCCGAACGATCCTCGGAGGCCTGATCAACGAATACGAGCCAGCCGCCTAA